The Dreissena polymorpha isolate Duluth1 chromosome 9, UMN_Dpol_1.0, whole genome shotgun sequence genome contains the following window.
ATACTTACATGCTACGTGGGCTGGTCCTCAGACCTCTGTATTACATCTCCACACACTGCTATACTTACATGCTAGGAGGGCTGGTCTCCAGACCTCTGTAGTACATCTCCACACACCGCTATACTTACATGCTAGGATGGCTGGTCTCCAGACCTCTGTATTACATCTCCACACACCGCTATACTTACATGCTAGTTGGGCTGGTCACCAGACCTCTGTATTACATCTCCACACACCGCTATACTTACATGCTAGTTGGGCTGGTCTCCAGACCTCTGTAGTACATCTCCACACACAGATATACTTACATGCTAGATGGGCTCGTCTCCAAACCTCTGTAGTACATCTCCACACACTGCTATACTTACATGCTAGTTGGGCTGGTCACCAGACCTCTGTATTACATCTCCACACACCGCTATACTTACATGCTAGTTGGGCTGGTCTCCAGACCTCTGTAGTACATCTCCACACACAGATATACTTACATGCTAGATGGGCTGGTCTCCAAACCTCTGTAGTACATGTCCACACACCGCTATAATTACATGCTAGGAGGGCTGGTCTCTCGACCTCTGTAGTATATCTCCACACACTGCTATACTTACATGCTAGGAGGGCTGGTCTCCTGACCTCTGTATTACATCTCCACACACCGCTATACTTACATGTTAGGAGGGCTGGTCTCCTGACCTCTGTATTACATCTCCACACACCGCTATACTTACATGCTAGGAGGGCTGGTCTCCCTACCTCTGTAGTACATCTCCACACACTGCTATACTTTCATGCTAGGTGGGCTGGTCTCCTGACCTCTGTAGTACATCTCCACACACAGCTATACTTACATGTTAGGAGGGCTGGTCTCCTGACCTCTGTATTACATCTCCACACACCGCTATACTTACATGCTAGGTGGGCTGGTCTCCAGGCCTATGTATTACAACTCCACACACTGCTATACTTACATGTTAGGAGGGCTGGTCTCCAGACCTCTGTATTACATCTCCACACACCGCTATACTTACATGCTAGGAGGGCTGGTCTCCTGACCTCTGTATTACATCTCCACACACCGCTATACTTACATGTTAGGAGGGCTGGTCTCCAGACCTCTGTAGTACATCTCCACACACTGCTATACTTACATGCTTCGTGGGCTGGTCTCCCTACCTCTGTAGTACATCTCCACACACCGCTATACTTACATGCTAGGTGGGCTGGTCTCTCGACCTCTGTATTACATCTCCACACACCGCTATACTTACATGCTAGGAGGGCTGGTCTCCAGACCTCTGTATTACATCTCCACACACTGCTATACTTACATGCTAGGTGGGCTGGTCTCCAGACCTATGTATTACATCTCCACACACTGCTATATACATGCTAGGAGGGCTGGTCTCCTGACCTCTGTAGTACATCTCCACACACCGCTATACTTACATGCTAGGTGGGCTGGTCTCCCTACCTCTGTATTACATCTCCACACACCGCTATACTTACATGCTTCGTGGGCTGGTCTCCAGACCTCTGTAGTACATCTCCACACACTGCTATACTTACATGCTAGGTGGGCTGGTCTCTCGACCTCTGTAGTACATCTCCACACACTGCTATACTTACATGCTTCGTGGGCTGGTCTCCCTACCTCTGTAGTACATCTCCACACACCGCTATACTTACATGCTAGGATGGCTGGTCTCCAGACCTCTGTATTACATCTCCACACACTGCTATACTTACATGCTAGGTGGGCTGGTCTCCTGACCTCTGTATTACATCTCCACACACTGCTATACTTACATGTTAGGAGGGCTGGTCTCCAGACCTCTGTATTACATCTCCACACACCGCTATACTTACATGCTAGGTGGGCTGGTCTCCAGACCTCTGTAGTACATCTCCACACACCGCTATACTTACATGCTAGGAGGGCTGGTCTCCAGACCTCTGTATTACATCTCCACACACTGCTATACTTACATGCTAGGTGGGCTGGTCTCCAGGCCTATGTATTACATCTCCACACACTGCTATATACATGCTAGGAGGACTGGTCTCCTGACCTCTGTAGTACATCTCCACACACCGCTATACTTAAATGCTAGGTGGGCTGGTCTCCCTACCTCTGTATTACATCTCCACACACTGCTATACTTACATGCTAGGAGGGCTGGTCTCCAGACCTCTGTATTACATCTCCACACACTGTTATACTTACATGCTCGGTGGGTTGGTCTCCAAAACTCTGTAGTACATCTCCACACACTGCTATACTTACATGCTAGGTGGGCTGGTCTCCAGACCTATGTAGTACATCTCCACACACTGCTATACTTACATGCTACGTGGGCTGGTCTCCCTACCTATGTAGTACATCTCCACACACTGCTATACTTACATGCTACGTGGGCTGGTCTCCCTACCTATGTAGTACATCTCCACACACTGCTATACTTACATGCTAGATGGGCTGGTCTCCTGACCTCTGTAGTACATCTCCACACACTGCTATACTTACATGCTACGTGGGCTGGTCTCCCTACCTATGTAGTACATCTCCACACACTGCTATACTTACATGCTACGTGGGCTGGTCTCCCTACCTATGTAGTACATCTCCACACACCGCTATACTTACATGCTAGATGGGCTGGTCTCCTGACCTCTGTAGTACATCTCCACACTTGCTATACTTACATGCTACGTGGGCTGGTCTCCCAACCTCTGTAGTACATCTCTACACACTGCAATACTTACATGCTAGGTGGGCTGGTCTCTCGACCTCTGTAGTACATCTCCACACACTGCATCACCTCTTTAGAAGCCTTCACTGTAAAAGAACAAAGAAACACAATCAATAGATTGGGAATTGATATGAATTTTAATGTGTATAGGTACTTATGCCAAAACAGTTTATTGTATTACCATAATCAATCTGTGCATAATATCCATGatgatttatacatttatagGTGTGAGAAAATCAAGTAGTGTTTCCAAGATCTTTCCAAATAAACCAATGACTTCTTTTTTCGCCACAGATCTTGTGTAGGAATGAAAACACGCAGCCACACACACCGTACAGCTATATTAAACTGAATGCAAGACACAGGTAATGAGACCAGTCCTTGTAGTACCAAGTCTATCCAGCTTGTTCATCATGGTGTCTGTCTGGCACAGCTGGTGCAGCTCCTGTACAGCACTCTGGTATGGGGAGGGCCCAGACTGGTCAGAGAGACACAGCTCGGCACGTACACTGAACCGATCAGGGCCACAACCAGCATGGCTACGCATCACCTTTGCAAGCCTCATCTCCTTCGGTTTGTTGGCCATTCTGCAGTATTGATAGCAGTCTTTGTCACATTGCCTTGCCAGGCAAAATTACATTTGGACTGACATGTTTTCTGAAATTGGTCTTGTTGACCACTAAAATATTAACTTGTTCTAAAAATGTGATGggggaataaaaaaaaatcagaacattatttacaattataatttttttattcataaatgccCCTGGTGAGATGCAAATAACTCTGGGTGCATTTATGTCAACcaccaaaatatttaaattagtgACATCAAATACAGAGGTGTAACTTTGCAAACTTATCATTAAGCAATTgtaaatacagtccactctcgttatctcgaagtcggcgggaataagaaaatatatcgagataacgagagttcgagatatccgatttggcgtttttaaagaaaaaataagacgaatatttaccttgtttttaacataaatatacctgctaagtggtctaactaaagccgtcaccgtgtggcagaatactctctacctgatatacatgtatacgcgtttttacgaggcatgattaaatttaaatgcttaaaatgacgttttaagtattacataattgcatgaacacatgcggttataatttttctaaactgtcgagtaaacatccggtaatgttgctatttatagttatgatgcaattgacgtccaatcaagacgagggttttccatctgaacatgtgTAAATCACGTTCCAGAATACttaacattttgtagtttgaaatgcaaagttcaatcggttataaaataaaaaaatatatttcggcctttcggcaggcggTGCATTAATTGCAgtaaattgatgttaaagtgacagttaaagtgacaggccttactcaagttttaattgctaacgacattacacacgtgtgatcattgatgcaatcaacggatcgatttcctaccgcacagtatcgggagcagccgggcgaagcggggcggtgaagtatcaaagaaaatttttctcaccttttgccgacactgggacagttattcgcacttcgagataaaccacagtaaatacatgtaaaatctggactcgggacaaaattttatatcgacatatcgaattattcgacataacgaaaatcgagatatgcgatgtttatttatatagataaagaaggaaaaaagttgggacattgagcttacttcgacatatcgagaatatcgagatatccgatgtcgacataacgagagtggactgtattcaTAATAGATGCCATGTTATTTTTTCCAGCATACTTCACCCCATTATCTTTCAGGCTGACAGGGCTGTTGTCAACATACAGAATAAAGGGTAATGGTAGGTTAGAAAACCAGGTAgcaacaatttataaaagaattTAAAATGAGTAACtaaattataaacaagagcactgcctagcgggtgcagaccgctcatctatttttctttataaaggtgaagggacctatctcaatacttcaatcagaaaggaggagggaggggtgggggtggagaggggtgtatagtgtgggtgtgtggtcatttattacactatcttccaaaaataagaaaaaaaaaaagagctgtcaccataggatgacttatgccccctataaacgcttggtagaagttatgagcttttttcgaaacctaaacgcagatttcgaaacctaaacgcggaccctaaattcaaggtcagggtcacaggggtcaaaatttgtgtgcgtatggaaaggccttgtccatatgcacatgcatgccaaatatgaaattgctatttgaagcgacatagaagttatgagcatttttcgaaatctaaacgcaaagtgtgacggacagtccgatcactatatgccctcctttgggggcataaaatgtcttagaatatcaaaataaatcagaaagccacataaactagagagcggacaccatgctaaatccttgaaatgcactaagtgaccccatgacctagtttttgacccggcatgacccatattcgaacttgacctagatattgtcttgatacaacttctgaccaagtttggtaaagatcagatgaaaactacttaaataagagagctttgatactttaggaataaagtggacctaaacacaaaacttaaccaaatgttcaattttctaagtataaaaagggccataattctgtaacaTGCCAGCCAgcgttatctaactttgcctgcccagtcccctcatgatagtaagtaagtgtaccaaggttgaatgcaatagctttgatactttatgagaaaagtggaccttaacacaaaacttaaccggacgcagatGCCGACGTCTACGCAGatgctcaggtgatgacaatagctcttttttttcttcaaaaaatagatgagctacaAAAtgtcttttattgtgtttttgcaCTTCATATCTGATATCATTTAGCAATTTCAGGGGCAAAGTTGCAGCTGAGACACAACATGACAAAAGAggacataaaaatatgttataacgGTTGGTGTGAATAAATATTGTACAAGAGATGTCTCAAGACAACGTGCTCGACTATTCTTCCGCTCTAAAAGTATATACATTATCTGCCACCTGATATAAAGAATGCAGAGACATCTTTGTTGGTGAATATCTGATATTGCTATATAGTAAGTTATCTGCAACATTAAATCAGAAAATGTACATCACAACAATAAATGTGGGCATGCAACACAATCAGACGTTCATTCTTTTAACTACTCAtttaaattaaagaaagtaaTATAACTATGCAAGGTCTCAGTATACTCTACGCTTGcacaaatttcaacaaaaaacaTCCCCCCACAAAAGTTCATGTGCAGTAACTGTTTTCCAACTTTTAGCAAACagtgacctttaaccttgacccgactggccccagatgcaatcccaagctatgtTTGCATGAATGTTAGCACACACCAACTTTCAGAAAAATACCTAAAAGCAAACTTATGTAGCcaaaatttgtagttttttttaaacaactatgGCCATAAATACAGTCTCTAGGTAGGTATGCATGTGTGATGCCTTCAAacaaaatttcagcaaaataactcCTTCCAAATCAAGTAAGTGAAAGGAATGTGTATTTTGTATTTCCAGTAACAGTTACCTTGACTCAGTGGCCGCAAAAGCAATCCCACATTAGATCAGCATGTATGTTAACTACACACAGAATTTCACAAAAATATCTACATTCTAGTGGAAGTTATGCAAAAACAATCTTCATATATCTTCAGCAGTTACCTTGACCCAACATGCCTCAAATGTAGGGTATAGCAGCCATGTTTCTGAATAGACAAGAACAAGTAATTAACTTTGCAGTGACATCATTGtcactaaatttcatgaagattataaataaatgtggcctacctAGTGTTAAAAAGttgttctttaatttgacctagtttaCCTATTACCAATcccatgtgacccagtttcaaactcagctgaggtATCTTTACTACTTATTTTATCTGAACCATTAATAaagattgggccaaaaatgtgggCACTTCCATGTAAAGAagctttatcttttttttctattTGAGCTCTTGCCCTAGTTTAAGACTACaaatgacccagttttaaacttaGCCGAGCTATCCTTCACGAAATTTCATAAGATTGTGCAATAAATGGTGGCATCAAGAATGTTCTTAATCTTTTCCTTAAATTTGATatggtgaccaagtttttgacccccaTGTTACAGTTAAaaaacttggccaagatatcattggtgaAAATGTTCCGACCAGGTATCATTAAGATTTGGCAATACACGAGGCCTCTATTGTGTTCACAAgccttttatttaatttgaagtAGAGACTTAGTTTTTGGTCCCAACTGACTCAATTTTGAACTCTAAAAAGATATGATAAAGACTAATGTGACTAATTTTAATGTGGCCTCTGAAGTGTTCACAGGCTATTTTTTagtttgacctattgacctagttatTGACGCCATGTAACCCAGTTACAAACTCGGAAAGATATCATTTTCACAAATGCTGTGACCTATTTGTTCAATTGCTTACTGAAAGTTTAAGACATTAGAAATGCCTTTATTTGACTCCATAGCAATAAAGCATGTCCAGTTTTAAAAGGTTTGATTTTCTTCATCAACTTATGTTAAGATAGGCCCCTAGGATACCTGAAGAGGGTGAGCAAGTGTTGCCAGAGGGGCCTGAAGAAGTACTGCTCAATGAGGACATTACACTGGTCCCTGCCCTCAGGGCTGTCCAGACTTTCAAACACAACCACAAACAGCAACTGAAACACAATGCATGGTGGCAGTGAACATTGCAACAATCTGCCAGTCTCTTTCTCTTAAAAATCTAAAACAAAACTACTAACAACTGCTAATGTTTAACATTTCAAACTGTGTTCTTGTATACATAAAAAGTTATGTGAAAttcaaaagaaaaagaacatCTTTCTAAATCAGAAAAATACTGATTGTATTTGTAAGATTGTAAATAGAACAAGGCCAATTATGGGGTGTAACATGATCCTCCAACACTCTATGAGGTTGCTATACAGTAACATGAACCTATTGCGTTGTTCAAAAACCAGAACACTCTGTACATGAACAGAGATGAAACAACTAAGCTCATGCAAATATTGCCCAAATTAATGATTagtaaacaaattgaaaatattaCAAACTTTTCTTCAGATAAGTTAGGCTAAATTAAGTATGTTAATCAAACCAAAAGCTCAATAAAAGACACGCAACCTGCAATGTATCAATGCTGGTCATGATTTCTTCTGTTATCCCAGACAAGTGCCGATGGTAGGCCTCAGTACGGAGGTTGAAGATCTTGTATTCCATTTCATTGTAACTTGTATCTTTCTTGGATATATTCTCAATTCCATGttcaatattattgttttcaGGCCCTTTATCAGGTTGGCAGTCATTATCGTCAATTAACTCCCTGTTTGCACTAGATAGTTCTATTTCCTCTGTGACATTGTGTTCATCATCTTGTTGAATGTCAGCATTTTTAACCCGTGAGCTAGATAATACATCATCTGCAACAGGGAGATCATTTTCTGCTTCATCATCATCGGAATCAAAGAGGTCATCCATATTTTCTTGACTGTACCTTAAATAATCGGAAGCCATATTTCTTGTTATAGTTTTCACCATCTCATCTTCTTTCTGAAATACGGCTGTCACTTCTTCACCTTGTTCAAGCGACTTTTTAATCTGACTTTTCATTTCAAGTGTGCAACTTACAATATTACTACCACTCGTACTGGCATTTGATGATACATCATGTGTTTTAATGGCATTCTTTATATCCTCCTCCATTTTATTATTTGCAGTATTTTCCAGTTCATTATGTTGATCACTAGGAGAAATCAGGTCTTGTTGTTCACCCTCTAATATCAGCTGGTGTTTGGAATCCAACCCTGCTTCCAGCGACAGTAAATCGAGGCTAACATCTGACTCCAGAACACGCTGGATTTGATTCAGATCAGAATCTATGTTTTTCACTAGCGGTGTAAGTTTGTCTAGGATTCTGTTCTGATGTTTTTCAAGCTCCTCTGTCAGTGGGTGACTTTGACAACTGAAAAGAAGAAAAAATTGACATCATAAATGTCATTAAGAATTTGTGCCAATAAAAACCTGAAATATATgggaaacaaacaatttttttttataaggttACTGTTTTTATTGAGTTATTGTTGAAAAGAGGCAATATGACTAACCTTAAAACTAactttatttaaagatttttgttcaattacaaaataaatgctattcaaaggtcaaaaacaaagaCCATACAATAAACCTTTTTTTATCTCTTTATGTGACTTCGACCTTTGAGGAAGGCTGAGGAGTGTTACTCACAAGACATCCTCTTATAATGCTTAACATTTGTGGTCATTTACTTTAAATTTGCATggtaaatgacaaagttatagtCAAAACAAGCTTGGACACCGGCACATACATTCAGCATTGTGATTGCTGTTTCTGCAAGCAGACTAAACCAAActgtattatttgaacaaacaatCTTAGTATAGTATGGATTGATCTGAATATACTTCACTTCAGGATGTGTGGATCATGTACCCACCTAAGGATACTGGTAATTATTTCACTTATGACTTCAATGTCTGTAGGATTGCTATCCAGCCTTTTGCGAAGCTCTGCAAGCCATACCTAAAATATATACAGACCTATAACAAATAGTGTAGTAGAAGCACAATAAATctcaattattctatatccaataaattcatccaatgggcATTGTTCATATGTACCACGTTACTGTCCAATATATTCCGTTATTGGATCCagaaagtctgtattttttccttattggacagttgagtacaagtgcacttagcaattgttttataagGATAAAAGCTGTTACCatgaaaaagtatccgaatgtacaataatcgaTTAACACAGGCGCTTGTCTTTataatagcatagatgcaattaaaaaaattgaaattaaataaagggagataattcaaaactaaggtagatagagttatggttattAGTCaatgcacttttcctacttgccatcttattatatttcaagtttcaagtaaatcccttcagtagattttgagttatgctccagacaaaaattaactttgaaattaaataaagggaaataattcaaaaagtaaggtAGAGAGAGTTATGGTTGTTTGTCACTGTACTTCTCCTActttgccatctgtttatatttcaagttttaaataaatcccttcagtagatttagagttatgctcctgacaaaaatttactttgaaattaaataaagggagatacttcaaaaactaaggtagatagagttatggttcttggtcactgcacttctcctagttgccatctgtttatattctaagttaaacgtaaatccattgaatagatttggagttatgctatGGACAAAGTTTTGGACGGAAATACagacgcacagacggacacacataCGGACGGAGACTATtcctatatcccctccgaaacaTTTTTTGGCGgggataaaaatacaataaatgtatGCATTGGAACCCAATTCTAAGTATTCATATCAAGTAATAAAGTTTTTTCTCTAATTAGGAAAAACTCCTCTGAGATTTTAAAAGTCAAGCTTAAAATGGATATAATAATTAATTTCTGAATGCTATGTGTTAAGAATAAATCAGAGCATTCAAATAggagatttttgttttaaaattacaaatacaatttttGCAATACGTACTCAACAAATGCAGTTACTGATGATGACATTCAAAATACACAATAACAGTGGAAGCTTAAAACAGtggcatatttttttaatattgaacaagaCAGTGATAGCTACTAGAAACCAAAGAACCCTAGAATACATAATACACACCACTATCCATGCCCTTCAAACACAAACAGATACCTGTTCCATTTCCAACTCCAGCACCCGTCTGTAAATATGACGCTGCTTTTGTTCCTCTTCCGACATTCCAATTGGTGAATTAAACCTCCTGTGGTGGAAGTAGTTTCATGCAACATTCTTGACAACCAAAGAATAGGGTTGGTAATAGCCATTAAAA
Protein-coding sequences here:
- the LOC127843975 gene encoding VPS9 domain-containing protein 1-like, with amino-acid sequence MSSAETLAKQLMVVMKDVSMALDFDNADRIEDAYKKYLEVVLRVATSLLKTLHADVGHLHVAPDIVKLINLGQQCMDRAANIIRKKSGGQTAAGPPKSFPSSLEGNKNQPSKKQKQTKTSPWDCVSPVLKDKILSGKRTPGVDRLSPVVFSSSVKLPDKECRGSVTTTEGKLASIVKTSYTFSRGIAPLEVARRQNQQLLSAFRRRQNLTTNKSLSTTLSLTMQRKMAENLAIAHAQETALAKKIAERQARLEEQATKRFNSPIGMSEEEQKQRHIYRRVLELEMEQVWLAELRKRLDSNPTDIEVISEIITSILSCQSHPLTEELEKHQNRILDKLTPLVKNIDSDLNQIQRVLESDVSLDLLSLEAGLDSKHQLILEGEQQDLISPSDQHNELENTANNKMEEDIKNAIKTHDVSSNASTSGSNIVSCTLEMKSQIKKSLEQGEEVTAVFQKEDEMVKTITRNMASDYLRYSQENMDDLFDSDDDEAENDLPVADDVLSSSRVKNADIQQDDEHNVTEEIELSSANRELIDDNDCQPDKGPENNNIEHGIENISKKDTSYNEMEYKIFNLRTEAYHRHLSGITEEIMTSIDTLQLLFVVVFESLDSPEGRDQCNVLIEQYFFRPLWQHLLTLFRMANKPKEMRLAKVMRSHAGCGPDRFSVRAELCLSDQSGPSPYQSAVQELHQLCQTDTMMNKLDRLVKASKEVMQCVEMYYRGRETSPPSIGADDLLPVLSFIIVRSSLPQLVSECHAIEKFIHEAYMLGEEGYCLTSFQTALNYLVTQGMTQDKN